One genomic region from Syntrophales bacterium encodes:
- the ettA gene encoding energy-dependent translational throttle protein EttA yields MSEGRNKIIYTMMRVSKHYGNKTVLSDISLSYFYGAKIGVLGLNGSGKSSLLRILAGVDDEYEGKTILTPDFTVGFLEQEPFLDPEKTVKTVVEEGLGDIVAVVREYNEISEKFAEPMSDCEMDRLMERQGELQGTIDRLDAWDIDSRLEMAMDALRCPPEDMPTGLLSGGEKRRVALCRLLLQKPDILLLDEPTNHLDAETVAWLERHLQHYEGTVIAVTHDRYFLDNVAGWILELDRGRGIPWKGNYSSWLEQKYNRLKQEEKSESERRKTLQRELEWIRMSPKGRHAKSKARISAYEDLLNQGAQKSPQDLEIYIPPGPRLGEVVVEAEGVAKSYGDRLLFDNMNFSLPAGGIVGIIGPNGAGKTTLFKMITGQENPDAGVIRVGETVSLACVDQERDALDPDKTIWEIISGGNDSIHLGSRDMNSRAYVSRFNFTGTDQQKKAGMISGGERNRVHLATIIKQGANVLLLDEPTNDLDVNTMRALEEALEHFAGCAVIISHDRWFLDRIATHILAFEEDGTVTWFEGNYSDYEKDRKQRLGKDADQPHRVKYRHLTR; encoded by the coding sequence ATGAGTGAAGGGCGGAACAAAATAATCTACACCATGATGCGGGTAAGCAAACACTACGGGAACAAGACGGTGCTTTCCGACATCTCTCTGTCATATTTTTACGGAGCGAAAATCGGCGTACTGGGGTTGAACGGTTCGGGCAAGAGCTCTCTCCTGAGGATTCTGGCGGGTGTCGATGATGAGTATGAGGGCAAAACTATCCTCACACCGGATTTTACCGTGGGATTCCTGGAGCAGGAGCCTTTTCTCGACCCTGAGAAAACAGTGAAGACCGTGGTTGAGGAAGGACTCGGAGACATCGTTGCCGTCGTCCGGGAATACAATGAAATCAGCGAAAAATTCGCCGAACCGATGTCGGACTGCGAGATGGACCGTCTCATGGAACGTCAGGGCGAACTCCAGGGAACCATAGACCGCCTTGATGCCTGGGACATCGACTCCCGTCTTGAAATGGCAATGGACGCCCTGCGCTGTCCCCCGGAAGACATGCCCACGGGTCTTCTTTCGGGCGGGGAAAAACGGCGTGTGGCCCTGTGCCGCCTCCTGCTGCAGAAGCCCGACATCCTGCTTCTCGACGAACCCACGAACCATCTGGACGCGGAAACGGTTGCCTGGCTCGAAAGGCACCTCCAGCACTACGAAGGAACCGTGATTGCCGTCACACACGACCGCTATTTCCTGGACAATGTGGCCGGCTGGATTTTGGAGCTTGACCGGGGCCGCGGCATCCCCTGGAAGGGAAATTATTCGTCCTGGCTTGAGCAGAAGTATAACCGCCTGAAGCAGGAGGAAAAAAGCGAATCGGAACGCCGGAAGACGCTGCAGCGGGAACTGGAATGGATACGAATGTCGCCCAAGGGCCGCCATGCCAAGTCAAAGGCGCGCATCAGTGCCTATGAGGATCTTCTCAACCAGGGGGCGCAGAAATCTCCCCAGGATCTCGAGATATATATCCCGCCGGGCCCGCGGCTGGGAGAAGTCGTGGTGGAAGCGGAGGGGGTGGCAAAAAGCTACGGTGACCGGCTTCTCTTCGACAATATGAATTTTTCGCTGCCCGCGGGAGGCATTGTGGGAATCATAGGTCCCAACGGAGCCGGGAAAACAACTCTTTTCAAGATGATAACGGGACAGGAGAATCCCGACGCCGGCGTCATCAGGGTGGGCGAAACGGTAAGCCTCGCCTGCGTCGACCAGGAGCGGGACGCCCTTGACCCGGACAAGACCATCTGGGAAATCATTTCCGGCGGTAATGACAGCATCCACCTGGGAAGCCGGGATATGAACTCCCGGGCATATGTGTCCCGTTTCAATTTCACCGGAACGGACCAGCAGAAAAAAGCCGGCATGATTTCCGGCGGCGAACGTAACCGGGTTCACCTGGCGACGATCATCAAGCAGGGTGCCAACGTGCTGCTTCTGGATGAACCGACCAACGACCTGGATGTCAACACCATGCGCGCCCTGGAAGAAGCGCTTGAGCATTTCGCGGGCTGCGCCGTCATCATAAGCCACGACCGGTGGTTTCTCGACCGGATCGCCACGCATATTCTCGCCTTCGAAGAGGACGGCACCGTCACCTGGTTCGAGGGCAACTATTCCGATTACGAAAAAGACCGCAAGCAGCGTCTGGGCAAAGACGCCGACCAGCCCCATCGCGTCAAGTACCGTCACCTGACGAGGTGA
- a CDS encoding peptidylprolyl isomerase yields the protein MRNRQWDRPPAMRIDPEKEYRVIIATDSGEVELELSPRHAPVTVNNFVFLAREGFYDGVLFHRVIGNFMIQTGDPTGTGRGGPGYCFQDETTGNPLTHETGVISMANAGPGTNGSQFFITHSPQPHLNGRHTVFGKVVRGQDVVDAIRQGDRMISVTVTESAQA from the coding sequence ATGAGAAACAGACAGTGGGATCGTCCGCCGGCCATGCGGATCGATCCTGAAAAAGAGTACCGGGTCATTATAGCAACGGACAGCGGAGAGGTGGAATTGGAGCTCTCCCCCCGCCACGCGCCGGTAACGGTGAACAATTTCGTTTTTCTCGCCCGTGAAGGATTTTATGACGGCGTCCTGTTCCACCGGGTTATCGGCAACTTCATGATCCAGACGGGCGACCCCACGGGTACCGGAAGAGGCGGACCGGGATACTGTTTCCAGGACGAGACAACCGGCAACCCACTGACCCACGAAACCGGCGTCATCTCAATGGCGAACGCCGGCCCGGGAACGAACGGAAGCCAGTTTTTCATCACTCACTCGCCCCAGCCTCACCTGAACGGCAGGCACACGGTCTTCGGAAAGGTAGTTCGGGGTCAGGACGTGGTCGACGCCATTCGTCAGGGAGACCGGATGATCTCGGTCACGGTAACCGAATCAGCACAGGCATGA